The DNA window ttttaggtaacttttttatttttgtgatgtattatctgatttttttatatcattcaaTATGCTCTATTGTTGcctatacatttcattttagaaatactaaaataatttgtagaaatatatatttttttaattgtcatgaaattTTGCATTCTCTGAGGCTGAGATTGAGAATGGAATATTTcatgacaatttaaaaaaatatatatttctaaaatgatACAATATGATGatacatatttaaacaatgtCTCTCTGAGAAAAAGCATCACATTTCTGTCAGGATACTTCAGATCAGTCATGTAAACCTTTTTGTGTCTAAATGGTTccgtaaagaacctttaacatctgaagaacctttcactTCCACCAAAGCTTCTTTGTGGTGAAAGCAGGTTCTTCAGATAGTAAAAAGCTGAGAAAGAGACGGTTCTCTGTGGATGCTTGTTCTGTGCATCGCTCCTTTACTCTGAAGAGTGCATGCTGCAGAAGTTGCGTGTCTCGCACACTATCAAGGGTCTGGATGTGTTCTCCTGCAGCACGGAGAGCACTACCGCATGCAGCTGTTCGAGGGATGTAACTACACCGGTCAGTGCATGGATCTGTGTGACGACTGTCCCTTCCTCCAGAGCCGAGGCTTCAACACCAACTGTGTGAACTCTGTGCGAGTGTTCGGAGACGGAGCGTGAGTTCACTCTTATTATAGAGTTACTGTTCAGATATATTCACACCCTACAATTACTGTTCAGAGACCAGCACACACAGCTTTGACCGCTGTATTACAACAGGACAGATTTGACCATTCGCTTAAAAGAGTTTAAAGTGCAGCGTCTGTTCTGTTAGTTATTTTAGTGTTACTTATTTACTgttatagtgtttattaatatatatatttttttaatttagcttatttttttagttttcagttaatttaaatttcaataagattttattagaacttaatatttttacattttattaaaacattttttatttatttttgtttttatttagcacttaataaatgtatttcacatttagtttttgaagttattttttttcatctcatATTTATTCTTTActatattactttatttaaatttccAACATTTGTCTTgagttttagtttgttattttggcaTTGTTACTGTCATCTCTATTTATCTGTtgtattattgtatattttattattattttagaacttaaatttttatttcagttagttgccaaagcaatttttcaaattattgttgaattttttttatgtttgtttttcatctaatattaatattttatttcagctatatttccatttttattttttaggcttttcctttttttagatatttctatttagctttattttccatttttagtgcttttttttttttagaagtttaAGTTTTCATTAATACATATTATatcattttcttttgtttctcttttataTTGCTTTTTCCAATTTTTATTAGTATCTTTTTAGTCTTTGTTATATTCGTATTAAGTctcgggtatatttgtagcaatagccaaaaatacattgtatgggtcaaaattctaAATCTTTCAAAAGTATCTTtaaaagtaaagatcatgttccatgaagatatttagtaaatttcctactgtaaatatatcaaaacttcatttttgattagcaatgcattgctaagaacttcatctgaacaactttaaagatgattttctcaatatttaggtttttttgctccctcagattccagattctcacatagttgtatctcagacagatattgacCCATAGAGGATTTATTCGGTTTTCTCAGAAGTGCTCCTTCTCTGTGTTGTCTGAGTCTGATCTGGTCTCTGTCTGGTCTTCAGATGGGTGATGTATGAAGAGCCCAACTTCCGCGGTCGCATGTACATCGTGGAGCGAGGTAATTACTGCAGTCATAACGAGTGGCAGGCGCAGAATCCCAACATCCAGTCCATCCGCAGGATCGTCAACTACTTCTAAACCCTCCAGCGTCCTCAACATGTAAAATAAACTCAGAACCACAATCAAGATGGTATTTTATCACAAGAGTCTCTGTGTCTGCTCTGGACTTCATCACACCGCCGGCAGAATCACATTTACTCTTGGGttcagtcatttaaataaatcaggaaatactttaaattgatcaaaagtgacggtaaagacatttctggtgttagaaaagatttctatttcaaataaaagctgttcttttgaactttgcattcatctgtgaatcctgaagaataaaatgcatcacattttccacaaaagtattgtgcagcacaactgtgttcaacactgataataatcagaaatgtttcttgagcagtaaatgatcgtattattctgatttctgaagatcatgtgacactgaagactggaggaatgatgctggaaataaagcggagcatcacagaaataaattacactttaacacagattcacacagaaaacagatgttttacattagaataatatttcactatttttgctgtatttttgattaaataaatacaaccttggtgaacagaagagattaATTTCTTCAGAATTATAAAAATTCAATTTTGCATCACTCTTCAACCTTCActtgttcatttttaatcaacaaatatcaaataaaataataaaaccaatatatatatatatatatatatatatatagatatatatatatatagagagagagagagagagataaaaaaattttttagtagATTTAGGAGTGAATCTTTATTGCATGTTGAACAAACATGTGAAGCTGAACATTATAAACCAGAACAAAAGAATCAGAATCAAACTGAAAGAAATAAAACCGAACGGATCTTTAAATTAGTGTAGAATCACCATCAAACCAAACAAACACCTTCCCTTCAGCGAATCTGGAAATAAAGAGAAATCAATGGTTCTTTGACATACGATCAATCTTCTAAATATTAGGGATACTATTATTCTGGTGTGATGGAGTGCTATTCTCTTGGGTTCATCCGGAGGACGAGCTCTGCTTCTCCAGACGAGATCTGATCTGCACCATCAGCTCCTTCTCCTCGTCCAGAGTCAGGTCCAGATAATCCTCCTCGTGTCTGGGGATGTCCTCCAGAACCTCGTTCACCAGATCCTCGTCCAGACGACTGCGAGCTgaagctggacacacacacatgcacacgcacgcgcacacgcacacacacacacgcacacacacacacacacacacacacacacacacgcacacacgcacacacgcacacacacacacacataaaatcagCAGCTCTCattcatcaacatttttttacatgcaacaaaTCGTTAgtattagataataaaaataataaacgacttaaatgcataaaattacttttaataaatcttaattattaataaataatacatatacaataacacatatacaatacatttttaaagtacatttattgtcattacttttttttttttttttacatctttatgtatttaacattattaatcatGAATTATTGTTTGGGGGTAGTtatgtatacacatatacatttatttttatttatttctatttaaaaaaatgctttattggcatgactgtaaatgatacaatattgccaaagcttAGTATACGTGTACAAAAAGATAATAtaataacgataataataattaaatgaacatCACAGTCATAGAATGCAATATTATATcatcttaaaaatattaaactgtaatgtGTGAACATTTGATACCACAGTCTAATAAATAGAagcattattaatatgcatttttttttagcttttttgtgtttttttaatgataattttcaagtcaattcaagtttatttgtatgctttttacaatacaaatcatttcaaagcaacttaacagaaaatatcttaaatatgcatatatatatatatatatatatatatatatatatatatatatatatatatatatacacacatttttcatttattttaaatatatatataatcttttttttatgttatgttttttttctctattttttctaATGTAAAACCCAGAACAGCTGatttttcagtaagatgctcatcTATGTGTCTGTTGTGATTGAGGCCTCACCGGTGGAGTCGGAGGAGGTGCTGGGCTCCTCTGAGGAGGAGGATGGAGGTGATGGAGACAGCAGGTCCGGAGGAACCACACCCTGGTTATCCAGCAGCATCTGTGTGGCCTGAGCCAGATCATCTCCCATGATCCTCAGCGCCGAGTTGGCCATGTCCTCCTGAAAGCCCAGCGCCAGCAGCTGCTCAAACACACATCATCAGCATCAAAATCAGCATCATTAGCATCAAAATCATAAGCATCATCAGAATCCGCATCATCAGCATCAGAATCCGCATCATCAGCATCAAAATAATCAGCATCAGAATCAGCATGATCAGCATCAAAATCATCAGCATCAGCATCGAAATCATCAGCAGCATCAAAATCATCAGCATCAGCGTCAGCATCAAAATTATCAGCATCATCCGCGTCACCATCAAAATCATCAGCATCAAAATCGTCAGAATCATCAGCATCAGAatcatcagcatcagcatcaaaATCATCAGCATCAGCATCGAAATCATCAGCATCAGTACCATCAAAATCATCAGCATCAAAATCATCAGCATCATCAGcgtcagcatcagcatcagcatcaaaATCAGCAGCATCAGCAGTATTATCCAGCATCAGCATTATCACACATTGTGTTCATGAATAAATACAAAGgggaacacacctgatccaggtTAGTCTGTCCGTGCTGTGAACCCTGAGCTTCAGCTCTGTCCAGCAGAACCTGCACAACAACATCACAAACATCATCATGTCTCAACAGATGAGTCATAATCTAGAAGAATCAAACGAGTCATAATcgagaataactttttttttttacttttttcttttgtaaaatgttttaactgataagttgtttttttctgtatgttgCTCTTCTATTATGTCTGTTCACTcagtaaatatatgtgtgtgtttgaatgcattttattttatatgaatccTAGGTGTTTTTCTAGACACTATCATAGTTCTATACATAGTTTTTACCCCGTAGGCCTTGTCCAGGTCTCCTCTGGCCTGATGGAGGGCTCTGGCGGCCTCTCTCTTACTGAAGCCCAGCTCCACCAGTGTGTTGATGTCCATCAGACGGCGTCTCCTCTTCTCCTGCTCACGCTCCTTCAGCTCCTTCTTCTCCTGATGAGAGATCCGCTCATGTTTAACTCATGTGAGGAAAGGCTGTGCTGTTTTATGAATATGTTTGTGCTGCAGCACCTTCTTCCTCTGCGAGATGAGCTGCTCCGCCTCATTCACGTCTCCTCGACAAGCTCTCAGACCCAGACGAGCCTCCTGCTCCGAGAAACCCAGAGTCATCAGCTGGAGCATCTTATCAGGGTCCAGACACAGCTGACCGAGCAGCTCCTCCACCTGAccaacacacagacgagtcaGATTCTACAAGAATCAGATGAGTCAGATCCTAGAAAAATCAAACGAGTCATAATCTAGAAGAATCATACGAGTCATAATCTACAAGAATCAGACGAGTCATCTCTAGAAGAATCAGACGAGTCAAATTCTACAAGAATCAAACGAGTCACCTCTAGAAGAATCAGACCAGTCATATCGAGAATAATCAAACAGGTCAGATTCTACAAGAATCAAACGAGTCAGATTCTACAAGAATCAAACGAGTCAGATTCTACAAGAATCAAACGAATCAAATGAGATTCTACAAGAATCAAACAAATTAAATGAGATTCTATAAGAATCAAATGAGTCATAGTCTAGAACAGTGGTTCCCagtcctggtcctggagaacccccgaAACTGCAcgtttttggtgtctctcttatctggcTCGCACATTTGAGGATTTGGAGTCTTCACTAaagagctgatgagttgaatcaggtgtgtctGAATTGGGAGACATAATAAATGGGACCAGGACTGGGAACCACTGTTCTAGAAGAATCAAACGTTTAATATCTAGAAGAATCATGCTGCAAtgctaaaaaaagtttttaaaaatcaattaatttttctttatgaaacaatattttcattttatcttatttttttatttattggattttaaaatagatttatttatttattggttaaatttttcaatgtatttatttagttattttattttgaaaatagctCATTTTAcgaaaaatattaaatgcatttatgttttatatCTACTTTTCATTTGttggattacatttttatttatttatttttatattatatctaatgtttatttattggatttctaaatttatttatttaatttgtattttgattatacacctttatgatttttaatgaacaattaaatatattcaatgctcatgaaaataaagtttaaatgcataagtaaataaatgcttccaataaaagcttaaaaaatttttttttatttgttcatttttattaatactgtttatttttattattattattattattgcattaatatGAACGTACACGTGATGGGGGTTTGATTTCATGAACAAATGTGTTGGGCAAAAGATTCAAAGATTCACTCCGAATTCTCAAACTCTCACTGAGTCTTTTTGCTGAACAGAATCAAAGATTCAGATCAGAGGGATGAAGCTCAATCTGCAGAACTAGCACTGGCTTCTCTTATAAGTTTGGAAATCCAAGTAAATAAACACAGTAATTGATCCAGAATAATTACAAATGTACACATTTACGTTTCTGAGCTTGTTTAACGCTTGGTTCTTGTTGCCATCATGGTAGGCCAGCAGACTCTGGAGCAGATGGAGCCTCAGAAAGAGAACGTCCTCTCCTCCGGTGTGACCCTGAGAGCCAGAAACACATGACACGCTCTGtaaacacatgtgtgtgtgtgtgtgtgtgtgtgtgtgt is part of the Carassius gibelio isolate Cgi1373 ecotype wild population from Czech Republic chromosome B24, carGib1.2-hapl.c, whole genome shotgun sequence genome and encodes:
- the crygn2 gene encoding gamma-crystallin N-B translates to MSQYSGKIVFYEGRCFTGRRLEVFGDCDNFQDRGFMNRVNSIRVESGAWICFDHPDFKGQQYVLERGEYPEFQRWNSHNDHMGSCRPVRMHGEHYRMQLFEGCNYTGQCMDLCDDCPFLQSRGFNTNCVNSVRVFGDGAWVMYEEPNFRGRMYIVERGNYCSHNEWQAQNPNIQSIRRIVNYF